One genomic region from Blastopirellula marina encodes:
- a CDS encoding ankyrin repeat domain-containing protein, producing the protein MQYRCPLCQTNGVVPDKARGHEVLCLKCREHFFIPDQSLEERIKLGIFYAARRNDGEVIIALAESGANLDVQEPDTGHTPLHIASYYGKLYAGRELIQKGASLEIRASKTVQTPLFYAARENNPKIVCWLLERGAQPNCQDPDGTTPLHWAARKGYLEVARALVDGGADHRVENHTGLRPLQFAVSYHQPDLRDYLISVERATQFMQNQRTKANTKKGTLNKFLFGFGE; encoded by the coding sequence ATGCAATATCGCTGTCCGCTGTGTCAGACCAATGGGGTCGTTCCCGATAAAGCTCGCGGGCACGAAGTGTTGTGCCTGAAGTGCCGTGAGCATTTCTTCATCCCCGACCAGTCGCTGGAAGAACGAATCAAGCTCGGCATCTTTTATGCCGCTCGAAGAAACGACGGCGAGGTGATCATCGCCCTGGCAGAGAGCGGGGCAAACCTTGATGTTCAAGAACCCGATACCGGGCACACGCCCCTTCATATCGCCTCGTACTATGGAAAGCTATACGCCGGACGCGAGCTAATTCAAAAGGGGGCTTCGCTTGAAATCCGCGCATCGAAGACCGTGCAGACGCCGCTATTCTATGCGGCACGCGAGAACAACCCCAAGATCGTCTGCTGGTTACTAGAAAGAGGTGCTCAGCCGAACTGCCAAGACCCCGACGGCACGACGCCGCTGCACTGGGCAGCTCGAAAAGGGTACCTGGAAGTCGCGCGAGCCTTGGTCGACGGCGGGGCCGATCATCGTGTCGAGAACCATACTGGGCTTCGGCCCCTTCAGTTTGCCGTATCGTATCATCAACCGGATCTAAGGGACTATCTTATTTCGGTCGAGCGAGCGACCCAGTTCATGCAGAACCAGCGGACCAAGGCCAACACGAAAAAGGGAACGCTCAACAAGTTCCTGTTTGGCTTCGGCGAGTAA